A stretch of DNA from Nocardioides sp. Arc9.136:
CGGCGCTTCGCCCGCGAGGGGTACGACGTCGGCCTGCTGGGCGTCGACCAGGACCAGCTGGTGGCGCTCGCCGGCCAGCTGGAGGACCTCGGTGCGGCGGTCGGCCGGGCGGTCGTGGACGTGACCGACGTCGAGGCGGCGACGGCTGCGGTGCAGCGGTTCGGCGGGTTCGGCGGCCGGGTCGACGTCTTGCACTTCAACCCGAGCGCCTTCCGGGAGAAGAACCCGCTCGAGCTCACGGTGGCCGAGCTGCTCGAGGACGTCGCGCTCGGGGTCGGGGCGCTGCTCACCTGCGTGCAGGCCGCGCGTCCCTTCATGTCCGCCGGCGGGCGGGTGACGGTCACCGGCAGCATGGCCGCCGACCGGCCCTGGCACCAGGCGGCCTCGCTCGGTGTGCAGAAGGCCGGCGTGCGCAACCTCGTGCACAGCCTCGACGCGGCGCTCGCGCCGGACGGCATCCGGGCGGTGTCGGTCACCGTGCAGGGGACCCTGGCGCGCGAGGGGGCCTTCACCCCCGACCGGGTCGCCGACGCCATCT
This window harbors:
- a CDS encoding SDR family oxidoreductase, translated to MSRPVIVVVGAGPGVSGSVARRFAREGYDVGLLGVDQDQLVALAGQLEDLGAAVGRAVVDVTDVEAATAAVQRFGGFGGRVDVLHFNPSAFREKNPLELTVAELLEDVALGVGALLTCVQAARPFMSAGGRVTVTGSMAADRPWHQAASLGVQKAGVRNLVHSLDAALAPDGIRAVSVTVQGTLAREGAFTPDRVADAIWAAAHQDLDAWATEVPYAG